The genomic window GGTTTTCAAAGAAGCTATTTGGCTGGTTGGAAGTCCTGCCATCTGGTTAAGGAAAGGAATTTGACTGGTATCTCTAGTTTGGTCCAAGGGATGAAAATACTTTAAAACTCTGAAATCATGATGTAACGCATGTCCGATCACCCTCTTACCCTTGAGAAGCGTCAGGATCTAGGAGAGACAAAGGAGACAAAAGCGTTAGTGCATAACGCTATGGGTTATGATATACCAGTAGACTATGCTTCACTTTCTGTGTCACCTTCATCACTTCCACCTCAGGAGCTGCGGGCTTCTCGGCTATTGGCTATTTGGATTTACCTAAAGAGTCTAAGCAATGACTTCATTTGGGGCAGAAATGTATTGATCATGGATCATATATATGGCATTTATTTCAGAACTAACAATTTACCTCTTTCTGAGCCTTCTTGAATGAAATTGCGTTTTTCAGATGTTTCCTACTAATGCCGCTCCACCGTGTCCTGTAGTCCGTTACTGCTAGCTCTGGTTTAATATATTTATCATAAATAAGTTCTCCCCGATAGTTGACCACACTGCAGCGGGCCAACTCACTGATCTTCCCACCAGGCCCAGTACCAACCATTTCACAATCAATAGCAACACATTTCCCTGGTTTTAGCCAAGATGTTGGTGAAGAGGCTCTACTAGACGAACAGCTGCCCGCCATGGATAGGCCACTATCGTAGTCACATGCCGCAGGGTACACAGAGGACACTGGAGCTTTTGCTGGCAAAGCACCCAATGCAGCCGTGATCTCATCTAGTGTTTCAGCCTGGATATCTTCAGCGCCCTGTGGACAACGAGAGACACCACGGCCATCAGGGATGGGGCAAAAGCGTCCCTTAGATTTGCTTATGCCCAGCAGGCCACGTTCCTGTAGAAAGGCTTTGCGTAACAAGAAGCGCTGATGCTTTCTGCTCTTCCTGCCACGTCCATCTTTAGGCTCAAGCCCAGGTATATCTCTATGAGGAGCTTTCATGTAGTGACCGGACTGGAATAGGCCAGAGGTAGAAATACTTTCCATTTTGTAGAAAggctaaagaaaaagaaaaaatatatattataagaaACACTAGTGCAAGGTCAGACAAAGAATGGCTAaatcacaggtcagactgctcagtactggtctgggaacttctgaAGGTGGGATTACAgttccagtatatagtgtataggagacagcacatccacaCTCCGGCTGAGCAAAGAgaaatgcagcagattttatgttgTGTTCTACCATTtagttatgttaaaggggtattccaacataAAAATAACCTGTCCACTATTGGCAGGATGGGGACAAATAAGAGATAGAGGGAGGTCCGACCTTCGTACCCCCCAATGATCTCCGTGGCTGGTTTAgtttgaatagagctgcaggtacgACATGTGACCCGTAGCTCTATTGATTCCTATGAGCCGCCGGAAAAAGCAGAGTAACTTGTCCCCatacctgtggataggggacaagttagttttatgttgtaatacccctttaatacctgcaCCAGGTCTGATACATATGAATGGACACTAAAGGCATTTTCCAGCCAAAATAGAGAGATGAGCTATCCACGGGACAGCTGTTCACATTACACAGTGAATGAGCTGGTAGCAGTGTAGCGGAAGCAAATTGCAACTGCAAATCACCTCCCATTTAAGTGAACAGGAGCCCTATCGCAGTAACAGGTCTCCACAActatacagtgaatggagccaaactGATTttgtgttcactgtgtagtgcgggcGCAGAGGAGCCCTTCTGTAGTtagctcatcagtctattttgtCCAGAAAACACCTTTAAGAGAATGCTTTCAAGTCAGAAATGATAATCTGTAAGCATCCTCAATTACTAGAATGGAGTAGGAGTGCTAAGCTCTGCTATATTCTATTAGCCACACACTATTCTAAGAAGGCCCAGCACTCAGCCAAAGGTTTCTAGGAATCACGAGGGGCCAGCACCCGACCTATCAATCACTTCTCTGTGACCCAACCAGGGGCTAAAATGTGACAATGCTTTCTCAAATGACAGATGCTGATGTCGCCTTTTTTCCAAAATTAGAGGGGGCCATCCCAGCTGGACTCACTGTCTAGTTACCAGTTATCATGGGGGCTCCTAAACCTTAAGGGTAAATTCCCTCCGCAGGAGTTCCAAGCTGCGAGTATTCCCGCACAAGATTCAGCTGTGATAATGATTCCACTAGGTTTAGTGCGTTTTTGCACGTTTGGTTAGTGCGGATtagcccgtgtgaatttacccttagggtaaattcacacgggcgtctcgcacaagaaatccgcagctaatccgcaatacacatattattcttattattaatacatgtattgcggattagctgcggatttcttgtgcgagacgcccgtgtgaatttacccttaggcaGCTAACCCGCACTAACCCTAATGGAATCATTATCACAGCTGAATCTTGTGCGGGAATACTCGCAGCTTGAAACTCCTGCAGattcgcccgtgtgaatttacccttaaaataAAGTCATGTTAACGTGTTAAGGATTGTGCCAGAATCCAATGTcatttggctatgttcagactgcgaCTTACAGGGATATTccaatttatttaaaaacaagTGTCAGCCTGTACGGAGTGTAACAGAACAAATAACCTATACTCACCCAGACCAATCCAGTCTGCCAAGGTCCTTCTCATGATGATGTTCTCTCTCTACTCAGACAACTATGATTCAAATCTACTGCGTTTGGAAAATCATCCATCCGCAGAGCAAGGAGAGCATGACATCATGGGATCAGGGTGGACACAAGCGTTGGAGTGGGTGAGGGGAGTGCTTCTACAGTCCTAGCAGGATGtcaatatccctttaaatcccaGCATATAGTTGTATAACAGACATCAATAAGCTTTGTGTTTGTGTGCGCGCAtctaagtaaggctgggttcacactgactaATAGTCTATATGCACCATATGCAGTTCaggttaaaaggggtactctagactGGGGGGCTTTACCAGGAAGTAGCTGGGCAGCGCGGACTGGAGAGATCCAGGACGTGTCGCTAGAATCGGGGCGGTAAGGGGACATCATTCCCCTCATTCccttcctccccggccataggcaaaaaagccccccacccagagtacccctttaaaatgatggGAAATTGGATCATTCTGGCAAAAATGTAACCCATAATTTAATACCTTTTAGAGTATATGATGTCATGATTTCACAATGATGTCATTTATTTTTagggtaattttttttcctgccaCAAAATAAGTTTCCCATTGAATAATAATAGGATGACAGACATGATAGGTTACATGCAGAATACAGATGGCACATAGATTGCAGCACAGAATAGGTGTCAAAATCCACACAAACCGCTCAGTGTGAATGTGCCATACAATGAGGGAAAGCCTCTGGCCTAATTACCTAAGCACAGCAGCCCAGGTCAGATgaacagagtatacagtatatactgctaccaAGTATACAGCATACCCCCATCACCATGCTGTCTCCCTGTATAAGATGTGTAACGTCCTTCGGTATTTCCTCTACCCATATGTGAGACTACAGCGAGTGACAGCTGATCGGTAGCTGCCAGCGATCCCCGGGAGCCCTAACACTAACGTCAGCCGCCTGTATACTCACCCGCCCGCAGACAGCACAGTCCCCGGTAAGATGTCTCCCTTCTCCACGTGTTACAGTACCGGCTTCTGCCTGCGCTCATGTCCGGGCATGTTCCTGGAGTGAGCGCTTCTCATTGGCCATTTCCCAGAGCTCCTGCCCCCAAAGGCTTTCCTGATTGGCTAAGAATGACATCAGTACTGTATGAATCCTTGAGGGTGATGTCGGCAGGAGGGGCGGGGTTTCTTCCAGAAGGGGCGGGGTTGTGTTGAACTTACAAGCAGGAAGCAATGAGCTACTGCACAATTCACTTGTGTCTACAGTAActtgggggggatataggggagagggatggtgtgtgtgtggggtctgtatacagggggagaggactggtgtgtggggtctgtatacagggggagaggactggtgtggggggtctgtatacaggggagagggatggtgtgtgtggggggtctgtatacaggggagaggactggtgtgtgtggggtctgtatacagggggagaggactggtgtgtggggtctgtatacagggggagagggatggtgtgtgtggagtctgtatacagggggagaggactggtgtgtggggggggtctgtatacagtggagaggactggtgtatgtgtggggggtctgtatacagggggagaggactggtgtgtagggtctgtatacaggggagagggctggtgtgtgt from Dendropsophus ebraccatus isolate aDenEbr1 chromosome 1, aDenEbr1.pat, whole genome shotgun sequence includes these protein-coding regions:
- the AEN gene encoding apoptosis-enhancing nuclease isoform X1, with the translated sequence MVMGPFYKMESISTSGLFQSGHYMKAPHRDIPGLEPKDGRGRKSRKHQRFLLRKAFLQERGLLGISKSKGRFCPIPDGRGVSRCPQGAEDIQAETLDEITAALGALPAKAPVSSVYPAACDYDSGLSMAGSCSSSRASSPTSWLKPGKCVAIDCEMVGTGPGGKISELARCSVVNYRGELIYDKYIKPELAVTDYRTRWSGISRKHLKNAISFKKAQKEILTLLKGKRVIGHALHHDFRVLKYFHPLDQTRDTSQIPFLNQMAGLPTSQIASLKTLALNILQKRIQVGVKGHSSVEDAQTCMELYKLVEEQVEQDLLNISQLSDCSNTDEDAATDNQYMDDKYWPSDLNVDCK
- the AEN gene encoding apoptosis-enhancing nuclease isoform X2, whose translation is MESISTSGLFQSGHYMKAPHRDIPGLEPKDGRGRKSRKHQRFLLRKAFLQERGLLGISKSKGRFCPIPDGRGVSRCPQGAEDIQAETLDEITAALGALPAKAPVSSVYPAACDYDSGLSMAGSCSSSRASSPTSWLKPGKCVAIDCEMVGTGPGGKISELARCSVVNYRGELIYDKYIKPELAVTDYRTRWSGISRKHLKNAISFKKAQKEILTLLKGKRVIGHALHHDFRVLKYFHPLDQTRDTSQIPFLNQMAGLPTSQIASLKTLALNILQKRIQVGVKGHSSVEDAQTCMELYKLVEEQVEQDLLNISQLSDCSNTDEDAATDNQYMDDKYWPSDLNVDCK